The Devosia sp. SD17-2 genome includes a region encoding these proteins:
- a CDS encoding molybdopterin-dependent oxidoreductase, with protein MNDLTPLRTIRSVCPHDCPSVCALDVDILPDGKVGRVRGAKDDPYTAGVICEKVARYAERIHHPERLMHPLRRAGPKGAGQWQQISWDEALDEIAARFLEVEKTHGAESVWPYFYAGTMGHVHRDGIERLRAVRGYSHQYDTICTGLAWPGYIAGTGLLGGVNPEQMAESDCVVIWGTNAVHTQVNVMTHAMKARKTRGAKIVVIDIYHNATMQQADMGLVLRPGTDGALAVATMHVLLRDGLADRAYMERYTDFSPEFEAHLKTRTPEWAAEITGLSVAEIEAFAHLVGTTPRSFFRLGYGFSRQSNGSTAMHAALSIPAMTGAWQHRGGGAFHSNSGTWGLDKSRLEGTHLQKGTPRLLDMSEIGPILTGDKKALQGGAAVHAIIVQNTNPASVAPNQNLVREGFLREDLFLVVHEQFMTETAELADIVLPATMFLEHNDYYTRGGHTRILYGPAILEKPGEARSNHEFINAIAQRLGSDDPVFSTTDRAVVSETFARSGLPSLEEVEKTGFVDKERPDEVARFANGFGWADGRYRFEPDWDAVSRLKGYRWVCDPAIMPRYADHWDITEKPDAEHPFKLATSPARAFLNSSFNQTAGSLKREGEPSVFIHPTDAIRLNLADGDAVTVGNRRGTVELTLRITDVVSTGVLIAEGLHRNSAHRGFNGINVLTNSTPAPPFGGAVFHDCTVWIRPSDQAK; from the coding sequence ATGAACGACCTTACCCCGCTCCGCACCATCCGCTCCGTTTGTCCGCACGACTGTCCTTCGGTCTGTGCCCTCGATGTCGACATCCTGCCGGACGGCAAGGTCGGCCGGGTGCGCGGCGCCAAGGATGATCCCTATACGGCGGGTGTGATCTGCGAAAAGGTCGCCCGCTACGCCGAGCGCATTCACCATCCCGAGCGGCTTATGCATCCGTTGCGCCGTGCCGGCCCCAAGGGGGCAGGGCAGTGGCAGCAGATTTCATGGGATGAGGCCCTGGACGAAATCGCCGCCCGCTTCCTCGAAGTGGAAAAGACCCACGGCGCCGAATCCGTCTGGCCCTATTTCTATGCCGGGACCATGGGCCACGTGCACCGCGACGGTATCGAGCGACTGCGCGCGGTGCGAGGCTATTCACATCAATACGATACCATCTGCACCGGCTTGGCCTGGCCCGGCTATATCGCCGGTACCGGCCTACTTGGCGGGGTCAATCCCGAACAGATGGCCGAAAGCGACTGCGTCGTGATCTGGGGCACCAATGCGGTGCACACCCAGGTCAATGTCATGACCCACGCGATGAAGGCCCGCAAAACGCGCGGCGCCAAGATCGTCGTCATCGACATCTATCACAATGCCACCATGCAGCAGGCTGATATGGGCCTGGTCCTGCGCCCCGGCACCGATGGCGCGCTGGCGGTCGCAACCATGCATGTCCTCCTGCGCGATGGCCTCGCCGATCGCGCCTATATGGAGCGCTACACCGATTTCTCGCCTGAGTTCGAGGCCCATCTCAAAACCCGCACACCAGAATGGGCGGCCGAGATCACCGGCCTCAGCGTCGCTGAGATCGAAGCCTTCGCTCATCTCGTCGGCACCACGCCGCGGAGCTTCTTCCGCCTCGGCTATGGCTTCTCGCGCCAGTCCAATGGCTCGACGGCCATGCATGCTGCGCTCTCCATTCCGGCGATGACCGGCGCCTGGCAGCACCGCGGCGGCGGCGCTTTTCATTCGAATTCCGGCACCTGGGGTCTCGACAAGTCCCGCCTCGAAGGCACGCATCTGCAAAAGGGCACACCCCGCCTTCTCGACATGTCCGAGATCGGGCCCATCCTCACAGGCGACAAGAAGGCCCTCCAGGGCGGTGCCGCGGTCCACGCCATAATCGTTCAGAACACCAATCCGGCCTCCGTCGCGCCGAACCAGAACCTCGTCCGCGAGGGGTTCCTGCGCGAGGATCTGTTCCTCGTCGTCCACGAGCAGTTCATGACCGAAACGGCCGAACTCGCCGACATCGTCCTGCCCGCGACCATGTTCCTCGAGCACAACGACTACTATACGCGCGGTGGCCACACGCGCATTCTCTATGGCCCCGCGATCCTCGAGAAGCCCGGCGAGGCCCGGTCCAACCACGAGTTTATCAACGCAATTGCCCAGCGCCTGGGCAGCGACGATCCCGTCTTCTCCACCACCGACCGTGCGGTCGTCAGTGAAACCTTCGCCCGGTCCGGCTTACCGTCGCTCGAAGAGGTTGAAAAGACCGGTTTTGTCGACAAGGAACGCCCCGACGAGGTCGCCCGCTTTGCCAATGGCTTCGGTTGGGCTGACGGACGGTATCGCTTCGAGCCCGATTGGGATGCAGTGTCACGTCTCAAAGGCTATCGCTGGGTCTGCGATCCCGCGATCATGCCGCGCTACGCCGATCATTGGGACATCACCGAAAAGCCCGACGCGGAGCATCCGTTCAAGCTCGCCACCAGCCCGGCGCGTGCCTTCCTCAATTCCTCCTTCAACCAGACCGCGGGCAGTCTCAAGCGTGAGGGCGAGCCCTCGGTCTTCATCCACCCGACTGATGCGATCCGACTCAATCTCGCCGATGGCGATGCCGTGACGGTCGGAAACCGACGCGGGACGGTCGAGTTGACCCTACGCATCACCGATGTCGTTTCGACAGGCGTCCTCATCGCCGAAGGGCTTCACCGAAATTCCGCACATCGCGGTTTCAACGGTATCAATGTGCTAACCAACTCCACCCCTGCGCCACCGTTTGGCGGCGCAGTTTTTCACGATTGTACGGTGTGGATTCGTCCTTCCGATCAGGCGAAATAG
- a CDS encoding MDR family MFS transporter: MSTTSSPVEAAPAQSVRLIIGAIATTIFLASLGQTIVSAALPIIVGQLGGLEHLTWVVIAYLLSSTVVAPIYGKLGDLYGRKIVLQIAIVLFLIGSVLSASANSMTFLIAARAIQGLGGGGLMVIAMTVVADVIPARQRGKVQGLFSAVFGVSAIAGPIFGGFIVEHFSWQWIFLLNLPVGIVALIVITMVLKPKGERVKRSVDYLGFVLLSASLTALVLATSLGGSTWAWTSPQIIGLAVFALTAIAAFLYVETKAAEPVMPLVLFRNQTFTLFNAIGFLVGIAMFGSITFLPLYLQMAKGVSPTASALQLVPMMAGMIGASMASGFLMTRTGRYRFLPRLSTAILTIGLIMLGFMQLDTPSWQVSIYMLMVGMGIGPVNSVSVTAIQNATPAAMVGVATAGATLFRQVGGSIGISVLGALFASGLSSRIADILPPGAETSGAFSPAMLEGLPIDLRDQVLEALASALHPVFFVAAGSAALAFILTLLVEELPFVSGSRAKAHKIETDSDENALAAATGAPAPASRVE; the protein is encoded by the coding sequence ATGTCCACGACTTCATCGCCTGTCGAGGCGGCGCCGGCCCAGTCCGTGCGCCTCATCATCGGCGCCATTGCCACCACCATCTTCCTTGCCTCCCTTGGTCAGACCATCGTTTCGGCCGCTCTGCCCATTATTGTCGGTCAGCTTGGCGGCCTCGAGCACCTCACGTGGGTGGTCATCGCCTATCTGCTCAGTTCCACCGTGGTCGCGCCCATCTATGGAAAGCTCGGCGATCTCTACGGTCGCAAGATCGTGCTGCAGATCGCCATCGTGCTGTTCCTGATCGGCTCGGTGCTCTCGGCATCTGCCAATTCTATGACCTTCCTCATTGCCGCTCGCGCCATTCAGGGCCTTGGCGGTGGCGGACTTATGGTCATTGCGATGACCGTCGTCGCCGACGTCATTCCAGCCCGCCAGCGCGGCAAGGTGCAGGGCCTCTTCAGTGCCGTCTTCGGCGTATCGGCCATTGCCGGCCCGATCTTCGGCGGTTTCATCGTCGAGCATTTCTCCTGGCAGTGGATTTTTCTGCTCAATCTGCCGGTCGGCATCGTCGCCCTGATCGTCATCACCATGGTGCTCAAGCCAAAGGGTGAGCGCGTAAAGCGCTCTGTCGACTATCTCGGCTTCGTGCTGCTCTCGGCCAGCTTGACCGCGCTTGTGCTTGCCACGTCTCTTGGTGGCAGCACCTGGGCCTGGACCTCGCCACAGATCATCGGCCTCGCCGTCTTCGCGCTGACCGCTATCGCTGCCTTCCTCTACGTCGAGACAAAGGCCGCCGAGCCCGTCATGCCGCTGGTGCTTTTCCGCAATCAGACTTTTACGCTCTTTAACGCCATCGGCTTTCTCGTCGGCATCGCCATGTTCGGCTCGATCACTTTCCTGCCGCTCTACCTGCAAATGGCCAAGGGCGTTTCACCCACTGCCTCGGCCCTGCAATTGGTGCCGATGATGGCGGGTATGATCGGCGCGTCCATGGCCTCCGGCTTCCTGATGACGCGAACGGGCCGATATCGTTTCCTGCCGCGCCTCTCCACCGCCATTCTCACGATCGGGCTGATCATGCTCGGTTTCATGCAGCTCGATACGCCGAGCTGGCAGGTGAGCATCTACATGCTGATGGTCGGCATGGGCATTGGTCCGGTCAACAGCGTCAGCGTCACCGCCATTCAGAATGCGACGCCTGCGGCCATGGTCGGGGTTGCCACGGCCGGTGCCACGCTCTTCCGCCAGGTCGGTGGCTCCATCGGCATTTCGGTACTGGGTGCACTATTCGCATCCGGCCTCAGTTCCCGTATCGCCGACATCCTCCCGCCTGGCGCCGAGACATCAGGCGCATTCTCCCCCGCCATGCTTGAAGGCCTGCCCATCGATCTGCGCGATCAGGTGCTCGAAGCGCTGGCGTCGGCTCTCCATCCGGTGTTTTTCGTCGCTGCGGGTTCGGCCGCACTGGCGTTCATCCTGACGCTGCTGGTCGAGGAACTGCCTTTCGTTTCAGGATCGCGTGCTAAGGCCCACAAGATCGAGACCGATTCCGACGAAAACGCTCTTGCTGCAGCCACCGGCGCACCTGCTCCCGCTTCGCGCGTGGAGTGA
- a CDS encoding MarR family transcriptional regulator, with product MPDKNASAINALLKKAGISPETTDVVLTVDAVLQKWRRRAMRRELGHKALIDLKAGIDLAQLDVLIAIEGPEPEFGETEGETMIATVAERLGIDPSRASRVVSEMVERGFARRAVSQADARRTIIELTESGRALVQAVQAYKFLVMGDFFSGWSAEDLDVFLPLLQRFASWSEGMDRSAEKFADDIAELSKSIQPGR from the coding sequence ATGCCTGACAAGAACGCGAGCGCGATCAACGCCCTGCTCAAGAAGGCAGGGATCAGCCCTGAGACGACGGATGTCGTGCTGACGGTAGACGCCGTGTTGCAGAAGTGGCGGCGACGCGCGATGCGGCGTGAGCTGGGCCACAAGGCGCTGATTGATCTCAAGGCCGGCATCGACCTTGCGCAACTTGACGTGCTGATCGCCATCGAGGGGCCAGAGCCGGAATTCGGCGAGACCGAAGGCGAAACAATGATCGCGACCGTGGCCGAACGGCTGGGCATCGACCCCTCGCGCGCCAGCCGGGTGGTGAGCGAAATGGTGGAGCGCGGGTTTGCCCGGCGCGCGGTCAGCCAGGCTGATGCGCGGCGCACCATTATCGAGCTGACCGAGAGCGGGCGCGCCCTGGTCCAGGCGGTGCAGGCTTACAAATTCCTGGTGATGGGCGATTTCTTTTCCGGCTGGTCCGCCGAGGACCTCGACGTCTTCCTTCCCCTGCTGCAGCGTTTCGCCAGCTGGAGCGAGGGCATGGACCGCTCGGCCGAAAAGTTTGCCGACGACATTGCAGAGCTGTCCAAATCGATACAACCGGGCCGTTAG
- a CDS encoding MFS transporter — translation MADRSRMPVTALLGSNMFFSGVTYAATIPYASLVGIDTLGLTPAWFATIMAVGSVLATFVSVALGYISDKLPDRRLLVVMTAIAGMVAHGMIYAWPTQASFAIAMGLVMPVAGACYSQCFGYVRVYYARHRPERADFMVTALRTVFTLAWIVVPPLAGWIAAEFDIFNVYLASAVSYAAIAGIYPVLMRDPATCIEASAPRRLDGDWKTSFALQPGIVAGLIGLIVMTGGSRLFTFTIPLSIVSDLGGGLADVGLYAGITAATEVPALFLLAYLGNRLSKETLLAAAGVVMAVFIGIASQLHTVSELFWLLALNGLGTAALMTISLSYVQEAIKDRVGLSTSLLDVVAIAANLLGAMAFGVLAADGDYRFALVIAAIISVAGAIILALGNMGRLGAKTKTADAPV, via the coding sequence ATGGCCGATCGATCTCGCATGCCGGTCACGGCACTGCTCGGCAGCAATATGTTTTTCTCGGGCGTCACCTACGCCGCGACCATTCCCTATGCGTCGCTGGTGGGTATCGACACGCTCGGCCTGACGCCAGCGTGGTTCGCGACGATCATGGCCGTGGGCTCGGTTCTGGCGACATTTGTATCGGTGGCTTTGGGCTATATTTCGGACAAGCTGCCCGACCGGCGCCTGCTGGTGGTGATGACCGCGATTGCGGGCATGGTCGCCCATGGCATGATCTATGCGTGGCCGACGCAGGCGAGCTTTGCTATCGCCATGGGGCTGGTGATGCCGGTGGCCGGAGCATGCTATTCGCAGTGCTTTGGCTATGTCCGGGTTTATTACGCGCGGCACCGGCCAGAGCGGGCTGACTTCATGGTCACGGCGCTGCGGACGGTGTTCACGCTGGCGTGGATCGTCGTCCCGCCCCTCGCCGGCTGGATCGCAGCCGAGTTCGACATCTTCAACGTCTATCTGGCTTCTGCGGTGAGCTACGCCGCCATTGCGGGGATTTATCCCGTACTGATGCGCGACCCGGCGACCTGCATCGAGGCCTCCGCGCCCCGGCGGCTTGATGGCGACTGGAAGACGAGCTTTGCCCTGCAGCCGGGTATCGTGGCGGGCCTGATCGGGCTGATCGTGATGACAGGCGGCTCGCGGCTCTTCACCTTTACCATCCCGCTGTCCATCGTCAGTGATCTGGGCGGCGGGCTTGCCGATGTCGGGCTCTATGCCGGCATCACGGCAGCTACCGAAGTGCCTGCCCTGTTCCTGCTCGCCTATCTCGGCAACAGGCTCTCCAAGGAGACGCTTCTGGCGGCGGCGGGAGTGGTGATGGCGGTGTTCATCGGGATCGCCAGCCAACTACATACGGTGAGCGAGCTGTTCTGGCTGCTTGCGCTCAACGGCCTAGGAACCGCGGCACTGATGACGATCAGCCTCTCCTATGTGCAGGAGGCGATCAAGGATCGGGTGGGGTTGTCGACGTCGCTGCTGGACGTGGTGGCCATCGCGGCCAATCTATTGGGCGCAATGGCGTTCGGTGTGCTGGCCGCAGATGGCGACTATCGCTTCGCGCTGGTAATCGCGGCGATCATCTCGGTCGCCGGGGCGATCATACTGGCGCTGGGCAATATGGGTCGGCTCGGCGCAAAGACGAAGACGGCGGACGCCCCAGTCTAG
- a CDS encoding DEAD/DEAH box helicase produces MSLPETILPAIAGALAAKGYANLTAVQSAVIEDETAGRDLLVSAQTGSGKTVAFGMAIAPTILGEADTLPDAEAPLALVIAPTRELALQVQRELEWLYAQLDARIVASVGGMDARTERRALERGAHIVVGTPGRLRDHITRGALDMSALRAVVLDEADEMLDLGFREDLEFILAAAPEDRRTLLFSATVPRPIVQLAKTFQRDALRISATSSEEQHADIDYRLMLVPAAERENAVINTLLWFDSANTIVFASTREGVKHLSARLHNRGFDVVTLSGELTQAERTSALQSMRDGRARICVATDVAARGIDLPNLDLVIHADLPTNADTLLHRSGRTGRAGRKGTSVIIAGAHRRGVAQRILRTAKLDVSLMTPPLASEIEDKYKEAILSSETIKAPENGDEAQLVAQLMERHTPEAIAAAYLRQQLAARPIPEDVTAQEAGASLDTRTPRTREHFAGGSWFRVSVGRKQRAEPRWLLPMLCKAGKVTKGDIGSIRIFDTESLFEISADKADAYARYVAKNGSGEKGINISPVEGDAPMPERSSRPSNKRPDFDAAPRGERPERKAWNKDGDERKSWNKDGEGAAKRRPAAAKDKPAYKSDKPYKEKTFSKDKGKPAWSKDGEKARPAKRKPAND; encoded by the coding sequence ATGTCACTTCCAGAAACTATTCTCCCGGCTATTGCCGGTGCACTAGCCGCTAAGGGCTATGCCAATCTTACGGCCGTTCAGTCCGCCGTCATCGAAGACGAAACTGCAGGTCGTGACCTGCTGGTTTCCGCCCAGACCGGCTCTGGCAAGACCGTCGCCTTCGGCATGGCCATCGCCCCGACCATCCTGGGCGAAGCTGACACGCTTCCCGACGCCGAAGCGCCGCTGGCCCTCGTGATTGCCCCGACCCGCGAACTGGCCCTGCAGGTGCAGCGCGAACTCGAGTGGCTCTATGCTCAGCTCGACGCCCGCATCGTTGCCAGTGTCGGCGGCATGGATGCGCGCACCGAGCGCCGTGCGCTCGAACGCGGCGCCCATATCGTCGTCGGCACCCCGGGCCGTCTGCGCGATCATATCACCCGCGGTGCCCTCGACATGTCGGCCCTGCGCGCCGTCGTGCTCGATGAAGCCGACGAGATGCTTGACCTCGGCTTCCGCGAAGATCTCGAATTCATCCTCGCTGCCGCGCCCGAAGATCGTCGTACCCTCCTGTTCTCGGCAACCGTGCCGCGTCCGATCGTGCAGCTGGCGAAGACCTTCCAGCGCGATGCCCTGCGCATCTCGGCCACGAGCTCGGAAGAGCAGCACGCCGACATCGACTATCGCCTGATGCTGGTGCCTGCAGCAGAGCGTGAAAACGCCGTCATCAACACCCTCCTGTGGTTCGACAGCGCCAACACCATCGTTTTCGCCTCCACCCGCGAAGGCGTAAAACATCTGTCCGCTCGCCTGCACAATCGTGGCTTTGACGTCGTCACGCTCTCGGGCGAACTGACCCAGGCCGAGCGCACCAGCGCGCTGCAGTCCATGCGCGATGGCCGTGCCCGCATCTGCGTCGCCACCGACGTGGCTGCCCGCGGGATCGACCTGCCCAATCTCGATCTCGTCATCCACGCCGATCTGCCGACCAATGCCGATACGTTGTTGCACCGCTCGGGCCGCACCGGTCGTGCCGGCCGCAAGGGCACGAGCGTCATTATCGCCGGCGCACACCGTCGTGGCGTTGCCCAGCGCATCCTGCGCACGGCAAAGCTCGATGTTTCGCTGATGACACCGCCGCTGGCGTCCGAGATCGAGGATAAGTACAAGGAAGCGATCCTTTCCTCCGAGACGATCAAAGCACCGGAGAATGGTGACGAAGCCCAGCTGGTCGCCCAGCTGATGGAGCGTCACACGCCCGAAGCCATCGCCGCGGCTTATCTGCGCCAGCAGCTCGCTGCCCGTCCCATCCCCGAGGATGTCACGGCTCAGGAGGCAGGCGCCTCGCTCGACACCCGCACCCCGCGCACCCGCGAGCACTTTGCTGGTGGGAGCTGGTTCCGCGTCAGCGTAGGCCGCAAGCAGCGCGCCGAACCGCGTTGGCTCCTGCCCATGCTGTGCAAGGCTGGTAAGGTGACCAAGGGCGACATCGGCTCGATCCGCATCTTTGATACCGAAAGCCTGTTCGAGATTTCTGCCGACAAGGCCGACGCCTATGCGCGTTATGTCGCCAAGAACGGTTCGGGCGAAAAGGGTATCAATATTTCCCCGGTTGAGGGCGATGCCCCGATGCCAGAGCGGTCCAGCCGCCCCAGCAACAAGCGTCCGGATTTCGATGCTGCCCCGCGTGGTGAGCGTCCGGAACGCAAGGCTTGGAACAAGGACGGCGACGAGCGCAAGAGCTGGAACAAGGATGGCGAAGGTGCGGCCAAGCGCCGACCTGCTGCCGCCAAGGACAAGCCTGCGTACAAGTCCGACAAGCCCTACAAGGAGAAGACCTTCTCCAAGGACAAGGGCAAGCCAGCCTGGTCCAAGGATGGCGAAAAGGCCCGTCCGGCCAAGCGCAAGCCAGCCAACGACTGA
- the ndk gene encoding nucleoside-diphosphate kinase, which produces MAIERTFSIIKPDAVRRNLIGKVLTKFEEAGLTPIALKKIHMTREQAEGFYAVHKERPFFGELVEQMIASPVVVQVLEGENAILKNREIMGATNPANAAEGTIRKEFALSVGENSVHGSDAPETAAEEIKFFFSDEELVG; this is translated from the coding sequence ATGGCGATTGAACGCACTTTCTCCATCATCAAGCCCGATGCCGTCCGTCGCAACCTCATCGGCAAGGTCCTCACCAAGTTCGAGGAAGCCGGTCTGACCCCGATCGCCCTCAAGAAGATCCACATGACGCGCGAACAGGCCGAAGGCTTCTACGCTGTGCACAAGGAACGCCCCTTCTTTGGCGAACTGGTTGAGCAGATGATCGCGTCGCCGGTCGTTGTTCAGGTTCTGGAAGGCGAAAACGCCATCCTCAAGAACCGCGAAATCATGGGCGCCACCAACCCGGCGAACGCCGCTGAAGGCACCATCCGCAAGGAATTCGCTCTTTCCGTCGGCGAGAACTCCGTCCACGGTTCGGACGCTCCGGAAACTGCTGCCGAAGAAATCAAGTTCTTCTTCTCGGACGAAGAGCTGGTTGGGTAA
- a CDS encoding ABC-F family ATP-binding cassette domain-containing protein has translation MLTISNLTYRIQGRPLFEDASVVIPTGSKTGFVGKNGTGKTTLFHLIQGHISADSGSTDVTRKARIGAVAQEAPAGNETVLDVVLAADKERKALLAEAETATDPNRIGEIHTRLAEIEAHSAEGRASAILKGLGFEQDRQNGPTHQLSGGWRMRVALAAVLFSQPDLLLLDEPTNYLDLEGTLWLEKYLSTYPYTVFLISHDRDLLNKAVNSIVHLEHRKLTFYKGNYDTFETTRRMQMELNNKSREKTLDQIAHLQKFVDRFKAKATKAKQAQARVKMIEKLRPPEAMFDEHGAPFQFQQPKIELPTPMITLDKVSTGYGDKVILRNITQRIDPDARIALIGVNGNGKSTFAKLLAGDIPVIDGSMKIHKKLEIAHFAQHQMDKLKPELTPLEHVVELTPYDNEAKRRSRLAQMGLTTSRMDTKAKNLSGGERARLLMGLITFGGPAMMILDEPTNHLDIDSRDALVHALNDYQGAVFIISHDRHLIEATCDTLWIAENGTIRELDEDLDSYQRSITSNKEGKNSSGDAKGERKLSRQEAAARRAELAPLKKQITDAEKKMSRLKTEIDKIDAQLADPTIYNGPADRLIALGKDKARFGTELETIEETWLTLSAELEEAEREQEA, from the coding sequence ATGCTGACCATTTCCAATCTCACCTATCGCATCCAGGGCCGCCCATTGTTCGAGGACGCCTCGGTCGTCATCCCGACGGGCTCCAAGACCGGTTTCGTGGGCAAGAACGGAACCGGCAAGACAACGCTGTTCCACCTGATCCAAGGCCATATCAGCGCCGATTCCGGCAGCACCGACGTGACCAGGAAAGCGCGGATCGGCGCGGTTGCCCAGGAAGCGCCCGCGGGCAATGAGACAGTTCTCGATGTAGTCTTGGCCGCAGACAAAGAGCGCAAGGCGCTGCTGGCGGAAGCAGAGACTGCAACCGACCCCAACCGGATCGGCGAAATCCACACGCGGCTAGCCGAGATCGAGGCGCATAGCGCCGAGGGGCGGGCTTCGGCCATTCTGAAGGGTCTGGGGTTCGAGCAGGATCGCCAAAACGGGCCGACCCATCAGCTGTCCGGCGGGTGGCGCATGCGCGTGGCACTGGCGGCAGTGCTATTCAGCCAGCCCGATCTGTTGCTGCTCGACGAGCCAACCAACTATCTCGACCTTGAAGGCACGCTTTGGCTGGAGAAGTACCTTTCCACCTATCCTTACACGGTCTTCCTCATCAGCCACGATCGCGACCTGCTCAACAAGGCGGTCAATTCCATCGTGCATCTCGAGCATCGCAAACTGACCTTCTACAAGGGCAATTACGATACTTTCGAGACCACCCGTCGCATGCAGATGGAACTCAACAACAAGAGCCGTGAAAAGACGCTCGACCAGATTGCGCATCTGCAGAAGTTCGTTGATCGTTTCAAGGCCAAGGCCACCAAGGCCAAGCAGGCGCAGGCCCGAGTCAAGATGATCGAAAAGCTGAGGCCACCGGAGGCGATGTTCGACGAACACGGTGCGCCATTCCAGTTCCAGCAGCCTAAGATCGAGCTGCCCACGCCGATGATCACGCTGGACAAGGTGTCCACCGGCTATGGCGACAAGGTCATCCTGCGCAATATCACCCAGCGGATCGATCCCGATGCCCGCATCGCCCTGATCGGCGTCAACGGCAACGGCAAGTCGACTTTCGCAAAGCTTCTCGCCGGCGACATTCCCGTGATCGACGGCAGCATGAAGATCCACAAGAAGCTGGAGATTGCGCACTTCGCCCAGCACCAGATGGACAAGCTCAAGCCAGAGCTGACACCGCTGGAACATGTCGTCGAGCTGACGCCCTATGACAATGAAGCCAAGCGCCGGAGCCGGCTGGCCCAGATGGGGCTGACCACGAGCCGCATGGACACCAAGGCGAAGAATCTTTCGGGCGGCGAGCGGGCGCGTCTCCTGATGGGTCTGATCACCTTTGGCGGCCCGGCGATGATGATCCTCGACGAGCCGACCAACCATCTCGACATCGACAGTCGCGATGCGCTTGTGCACGCGCTCAATGACTATCAGGGCGCTGTTTTCATCATCTCGCACGATCGCCACCTGATCGAGGCTACCTGCGACACGCTGTGGATCGCCGAAAACGGTACGATCCGTGAGCTGGACGAAGACCTCGACAGCTATCAGCGCAGCATCACCTCCAACAAAGAGGGCAAGAACAGTTCAGGCGACGCCAAGGGCGAGCGCAAGCTCTCCCGCCAGGAAGCGGCAGCGCGTCGTGCCGAACTGGCGCCGCTGAAAAAGCAGATCACCGACGCGGAAAAGAAGATGAGCCGGCTCAAGACCGAGATCGACAAGATTGACGCGCAGCTGGCCGATCCGACGATCTACAATGGCCCGGCAGACCGGCTCATTGCGCTGGGCAAGGACAAGGCCCGGTTCGGCACCGAGCTCGAAACTATCGAAGAGACCTGGTTGACGCTAAGCGCGGAGCTCGAGGAAGCCGAACGCGAACAGGAAGCGTAA
- a CDS encoding DUF4344 domain-containing metallopeptidase: MRGILSCLLVATMALTSQVAQAQDLTGFSKAQRADTIRFAANNSLFVLYHEMAHLLVHQLELPVLGREEDAADNVATWMLLNKRSGEADKALADAAEGWLLSGVAYGSGEYEEDYAAGHSLDKQRAYQIVCMMVGSDGKAFRPIANQYSIDHDRQSDCLWDYKLINRSIKSLFGDRTETSKSTVVNVTYHDAGGQLRFAADAFRSSGVFDQVAQDLRDTFGLRRPVRFNAKRCGEANAFYDPDTIEIIFCYELMKEYMELYAAELPRPSAPAPQGGGVGKEKAKSY, encoded by the coding sequence ATGCGCGGTATTTTGTCTTGTCTGCTCGTTGCGACTATGGCGTTAACGTCGCAGGTGGCGCAGGCGCAGGACCTTACCGGCTTCAGCAAGGCGCAACGCGCGGACACGATCCGCTTCGCCGCGAACAACAGCCTCTTCGTTCTTTACCATGAGATGGCGCACCTTCTGGTGCACCAACTGGAACTGCCGGTGCTGGGGCGGGAAGAGGATGCCGCCGACAATGTCGCGACCTGGATGCTGCTCAACAAGCGCTCCGGGGAAGCCGACAAGGCGCTTGCTGACGCGGCAGAAGGTTGGCTCCTGTCCGGCGTTGCCTATGGCAGCGGCGAGTATGAGGAAGATTACGCTGCGGGGCACAGCCTCGACAAGCAGCGCGCCTATCAGATCGTCTGCATGATGGTGGGCAGCGATGGCAAGGCCTTTCGCCCGATCGCCAACCAATATTCCATCGACCACGACCGGCAGAGCGACTGCCTGTGGGACTACAAGCTGATCAACCGCAGCATCAAGAGCCTGTTCGGTGACCGCACGGAAACCAGCAAGTCCACCGTGGTCAACGTGACCTATCACGACGCCGGCGGCCAGCTGCGCTTTGCTGCGGACGCCTTCCGCTCCAGCGGGGTATTCGACCAGGTGGCGCAGGACCTGCGCGACACTTTTGGTCTGCGCCGGCCGGTGCGCTTCAACGCCAAACGCTGTGGCGAAGCCAATGCATTTTATGACCCCGACACCATAGAAATCATCTTCTGCTATGAGTTGATGAAAGAGTATATGGAGCTCTATGCCGCCGAATTGCCAAGGCCATCGGCGCCTGCGCCCCAGGGGGGCGGCGTGGGGAAAGAGAAAGCAAAGAGCTATTAG